The Kocuria sp. TGY1127_2 genome includes a window with the following:
- a CDS encoding bifunctional methylenetetrahydrofolate dehydrogenase/methenyltetrahydrofolate cyclohydrolase has product MANHGNSPKILDGTATAAAIKSELHDRVEVLKGKGITAGLGTVLVGDDPASHSYVGGKHRDCAEVGIASIRRELPEDVTQEELERVVEELNQDPECTGYIVQLPLPPHIDTNRILERIDPDKDADGLHPTNLGRLVLNVYGDIDSPLPCTPNGIIELMHRHGIDLVGKNVVVLGRGITVGRPLGLLLSRRDINATVTIAHTGTKNLDDVLSRADIIVAAIGVPHAVRPEQVTDGAILLDVGVSRVLNPETGKKKLTGDIHPEAAAKSSWYSPNPGGVGPMTRAMLLVNVVERAERLAADA; this is encoded by the coding sequence ATGGCCAACCACGGCAATTCCCCGAAGATCCTCGATGGCACCGCGACGGCTGCGGCCATCAAATCAGAGCTCCATGACCGGGTGGAGGTTCTCAAGGGAAAGGGAATCACGGCCGGACTCGGGACGGTTTTGGTCGGTGACGATCCGGCGTCGCACTCCTATGTGGGTGGCAAACATCGCGATTGCGCCGAGGTGGGGATCGCGTCGATTCGCCGAGAACTGCCTGAAGACGTGACCCAGGAAGAGCTCGAAAGAGTTGTCGAGGAGCTGAACCAGGATCCGGAATGCACCGGTTACATCGTTCAACTGCCGTTGCCACCGCATATCGACACGAACCGAATCCTCGAGAGAATCGACCCGGACAAGGATGCCGACGGTTTGCACCCGACCAACCTGGGGCGGCTCGTGCTGAATGTCTACGGGGATATCGATTCTCCGCTTCCGTGTACGCCGAACGGCATCATTGAGCTGATGCATCGGCACGGAATCGATTTGGTTGGAAAGAATGTGGTGGTCCTGGGCCGCGGAATCACGGTCGGGCGCCCTCTGGGGCTGCTGTTGTCGCGCCGAGACATCAACGCGACCGTGACAATCGCTCACACGGGAACCAAGAATCTCGACGACGTTCTGTCCCGTGCGGACATTATTGTTGCGGCAATCGGAGTTCCGCATGCGGTACGGCCGGAACAGGTCACTGACGGGGCGATTCTGTTGGACGTCGGGGTTTCACGAGTTCTGAACCCGGAAACGGGCAAGAAGAAGCTCACCGGGGACATCCATCCGGAAGCGGCGGCCAAATCCTCATGGTATTCGCCCAACCCGGGCGGAGTCGGTCCGATGACCCGTGCGATGCTGCTCGTCAACGTCGTGGAGAGAGCCGAAAGGCTGGCGGCAGACGCATAA
- the trpS gene encoding tryptophan--tRNA ligase: MTERTIPNASTGAPRVFSGAQPSADSLHLGNYVGAVRNWVDMQEENECIYFIPDLHAITVPQDPKQLAERTRKTAAQYIAAGIDPTKTPFFVQSHVPEHTQLAWLLNCITGDGEARRMTQFKDKSAKQGSENTSAGLYAYPMLMAADILLYQTDQVPVGEDQRQHLELTRNLAQRFNARFGETFVVPEAKILKDTAKIYDLQNPSAKMSKSAESESGIIWLLDDPKKLAKKIKSAVTDDGTEIRFDRESKPGVSNLLTIYSSLTRRPVDEIVAEYEGKMYGHLKVGLAEVVAEVFGPIRERTLEIMDDPAELDRLLAIGAAKAREIAVPTIASAYEHMGFLPPRA; this comes from the coding sequence ATGACTGAACGCACTATTCCCAACGCATCCACCGGCGCGCCTCGAGTATTCTCCGGTGCGCAGCCCTCCGCTGATTCCCTGCATCTGGGAAACTATGTTGGAGCGGTCCGGAACTGGGTGGACATGCAGGAGGAAAACGAGTGCATTTACTTCATTCCTGACCTCCATGCCATTACTGTGCCGCAGGATCCCAAACAGCTCGCGGAACGGACTCGGAAGACGGCGGCGCAGTACATCGCGGCAGGCATCGATCCCACTAAGACGCCGTTTTTCGTGCAGTCGCACGTTCCGGAGCATACGCAGCTGGCCTGGTTGCTGAACTGCATTACGGGTGACGGCGAGGCCCGTCGCATGACGCAATTCAAGGACAAATCCGCCAAGCAGGGATCCGAGAACACATCTGCCGGTCTGTACGCGTACCCGATGCTCATGGCCGCCGATATCCTGCTGTATCAAACCGACCAAGTCCCGGTCGGCGAAGATCAGCGCCAGCACCTCGAATTGACCCGCAACCTCGCACAACGCTTCAATGCACGTTTTGGGGAGACCTTCGTGGTCCCGGAGGCCAAGATCCTCAAGGACACCGCCAAGATTTACGATCTGCAGAACCCGTCTGCCAAGATGTCCAAATCGGCGGAGTCCGAGAGCGGAATCATCTGGTTGCTGGACGATCCGAAGAAGTTGGCGAAAAAGATTAAATCCGCGGTCACCGACGACGGCACGGAAATCCGTTTTGACAGGGAATCCAAACCGGGTGTTTCGAATCTTCTGACCATTTATTCTTCGCTCACCCGGCGTCCGGTCGATGAAATCGTCGCGGAATACGAAGGCAAGATGTACGGACACCTGAAGGTCGGACTGGCCGAAGTCGTCGCTGAGGTCTTCGGGCCGATCCGTGAACGCACGCTGGAGATCATGGATGATCCCGCTGAATTGGACAGGCTCCTGGCGATCGGAGCCGCCAAAGCCCGGGAAATCGCGGTTCCGACCATCGCGTCAGCTTACGAGCACATGGGATTCCTGCCTCCGCGGGCCTGA
- a CDS encoding beta-phosphoglucomutase family hydrolase has product MNSLNPLGTSDPLNLRSGSPYRPESSTTRENRSQLPLSVPQKAVIFDMDGIVTDTAAVHANAWKKLFDAILSDSRLEPSEGHDAGDIDRSEFSITTDYRSYVDGRAREDGVRTLLAARNAALPEGNDNDSAGQWTVQGQSRLKNDYFQEELEFNGVTVFKGTVELARRLKRSGVPIALVTASRNSTSVLEAADLGDLFDLIIDGTYALENNVPGKPAPDMFLAAAKQLGVAPKDAAVIEDAVSGVQAARAGGFGLVVGINRHGDRNELDEAGADLVHNDVAELDLGAQRDDSWKLIYHGFDPEQEGHREALLTLANGYMGVRGCRPERGDDGVHYPGTYAAGLFNRVVSHINGRDLEHESMVNLPNFQFLDLRLRGGDWWSEGGMQPLDEVTELDLRHGVLSRRCLLEEVPSEVGEPYSETPRRVQVEQRRIVSMANRHLAAMETTVTPVGWSGRIHVRSGIDPNVTNNNVAEYRELARHHLVAEASTTLPDNTLINVVRTNQSGHEIAVAQRTEVRAPVSSRLEREIRPGGVEMRRYRVDGQDGKAVVFDTTTALVTSRDSAIASPVLGAVEALNRTDTGFDALYGPHEQTWSRLWARFAVDIETDVDTMLALRLHIFHIVQTLGPNMELNDAGVTARGLHGEGYRGHIFWDEIFILPIITMRLPFVTRSLLQYRWARLPAARYKATEFGAKGAMFPWQSGSDGREETPVELYNPHSDRWMPDNSWRQFHVGLAIAYNSWQYYTATADTSWLAHQGAELMIEIARFFTSLVTFDPNDRRYHIEGAMGPDEYHDGYPGSVDGGGLKDNAYTNVLAAWLFRHTLEIFEELPEHQSLRVSSANNVTEAELAAWKHMAANIAVPFNHDGTISQFEGYDDLKEIDWDHYRRKYGNIGRMDLILESEGDATNNYKLSKQADTLMLVYLFGQRGLQEELAHLGYDVSLAKIEDTISYYLARTSNGSSLSRVVTASIMSRVDPRHSWSVYQDALMADLDDTQGGTTQEGIHLGAMCGTLDVVQRAYAGVQVLTDCIQLEPSMPEELRSVGFEVQYRGQLLDVFIDSKRVRLSARSQKASAVRVRVGEFETVLEGGDSCEYKLEDLHSVTR; this is encoded by the coding sequence ATGAACTCTCTCAACCCGCTCGGAACCAGTGATCCCCTTAACCTGCGTTCCGGTTCCCCGTACAGGCCGGAATCGAGCACTACGAGAGAAAATCGTTCGCAACTGCCGCTTTCGGTGCCCCAGAAGGCCGTCATCTTCGACATGGACGGCATCGTCACGGACACGGCAGCAGTGCACGCGAACGCGTGGAAGAAGCTCTTCGATGCGATCCTGTCCGATTCTCGCCTGGAGCCTTCAGAAGGGCACGACGCCGGGGACATAGATCGCAGCGAATTCAGCATCACGACGGACTACCGCTCTTACGTGGATGGGCGCGCCCGCGAGGACGGCGTTCGAACCTTACTCGCGGCCCGCAACGCGGCTCTCCCCGAAGGCAATGACAACGACTCCGCAGGCCAGTGGACGGTTCAGGGACAGTCTCGCCTCAAGAACGACTACTTTCAGGAGGAGCTCGAGTTCAACGGCGTGACCGTTTTCAAGGGAACCGTTGAACTGGCTCGCCGCCTCAAGCGCAGCGGCGTGCCGATCGCCCTCGTCACGGCGTCCAGAAATTCGACGTCGGTTCTCGAGGCCGCGGATCTGGGGGACCTCTTCGACCTCATCATCGACGGTACTTACGCTCTTGAGAACAACGTCCCCGGAAAACCGGCGCCCGATATGTTCCTCGCCGCGGCGAAACAACTCGGCGTCGCCCCAAAGGATGCCGCGGTCATCGAGGATGCCGTATCAGGGGTTCAGGCGGCTCGGGCAGGCGGGTTCGGTCTCGTCGTCGGCATCAACCGACACGGCGACCGCAATGAACTGGACGAGGCCGGCGCCGACCTGGTGCACAACGACGTCGCGGAGCTCGATCTCGGAGCGCAACGTGACGATTCGTGGAAACTCATCTACCACGGTTTCGACCCGGAGCAGGAAGGCCATCGGGAAGCGCTACTGACCCTCGCCAATGGCTACATGGGTGTCCGTGGCTGCCGGCCCGAGCGCGGCGACGACGGGGTCCATTACCCGGGAACCTACGCCGCGGGGTTGTTCAATCGTGTGGTCTCCCATATCAACGGTCGCGACCTCGAACACGAGTCGATGGTCAATCTTCCGAACTTCCAGTTCTTGGACCTTCGGTTGCGGGGCGGCGACTGGTGGTCCGAGGGCGGCATGCAACCCCTCGACGAAGTCACGGAACTCGATCTGCGCCATGGAGTACTCTCCCGTCGGTGTCTGTTGGAAGAGGTTCCCAGCGAGGTCGGCGAGCCCTATTCGGAAACACCCCGGCGTGTCCAGGTCGAACAGCGACGCATCGTCTCGATGGCGAATCGTCACCTGGCCGCCATGGAAACCACGGTGACACCGGTCGGCTGGTCGGGGCGAATTCATGTGCGGAGCGGAATCGACCCGAACGTCACCAACAACAATGTTGCCGAATACCGCGAATTGGCCCGTCATCACCTCGTCGCAGAGGCCTCGACCACGCTTCCGGACAACACCTTGATCAACGTCGTCCGGACCAATCAGTCGGGCCACGAGATCGCCGTCGCTCAACGCACCGAAGTCCGTGCGCCCGTCAGCTCGCGTCTCGAGCGGGAAATCCGACCGGGCGGGGTCGAAATGCGCCGTTACCGGGTAGACGGGCAGGACGGAAAGGCCGTCGTGTTCGATACGACCACGGCGCTGGTGACGTCACGCGATTCGGCGATCGCGTCCCCGGTGCTCGGCGCGGTTGAGGCGCTGAACAGAACCGACACCGGGTTCGATGCGCTCTACGGCCCCCACGAGCAGACGTGGTCCCGATTGTGGGCTCGATTCGCCGTGGACATCGAGACCGATGTGGATACGATGCTGGCCCTCCGCCTCCACATCTTCCATATTGTGCAAACCCTCGGCCCCAACATGGAGCTCAACGACGCCGGCGTGACCGCTCGCGGCCTCCACGGTGAGGGTTACCGGGGGCACATCTTCTGGGACGAGATCTTCATTCTGCCGATCATCACAATGCGCCTGCCTTTTGTGACCAGGTCGCTCTTGCAATACAGGTGGGCGCGCCTGCCAGCGGCACGATACAAGGCCACAGAATTCGGGGCCAAGGGCGCAATGTTCCCCTGGCAGTCCGGCTCAGACGGGAGAGAAGAAACTCCCGTCGAGTTGTACAACCCTCATTCGGACCGTTGGATGCCGGACAACTCGTGGCGCCAATTCCACGTGGGCCTGGCCATTGCTTACAACTCATGGCAGTACTACACCGCCACGGCAGACACGAGCTGGCTCGCTCACCAGGGCGCGGAGCTCATGATCGAGATCGCTCGTTTCTTCACCTCGCTGGTGACCTTTGACCCTAACGACCGGCGGTACCACATCGAAGGAGCGATGGGACCGGACGAGTATCACGACGGCTACCCCGGCTCAGTCGATGGCGGCGGCCTGAAGGACAACGCATACACCAATGTCCTTGCCGCGTGGCTCTTCCGCCATACGCTTGAGATCTTCGAGGAACTGCCCGAGCATCAATCACTGCGGGTGTCGTCGGCGAACAACGTGACCGAGGCCGAACTCGCTGCGTGGAAGCATATGGCCGCGAACATTGCGGTTCCGTTCAATCATGACGGAACCATCAGCCAGTTCGAGGGGTACGACGATCTCAAGGAGATCGACTGGGACCATTACCGGCGGAAGTACGGGAATATCGGGCGCATGGACCTGATTCTCGAATCGGAGGGCGATGCGACCAACAACTACAAGCTCTCCAAACAGGCCGATACCCTGATGCTCGTGTACCTCTTCGGGCAACGGGGCCTTCAGGAGGAGTTGGCGCACCTGGGCTACGACGTATCCTTGGCCAAGATCGAGGACACGATCAGCTACTATCTGGCCCGGACGTCCAATGGCTCCTCGCTATCCCGAGTCGTGACGGCGTCGATCATGTCCCGAGTCGACCCACGGCACTCATGGAGTGTCTACCAGGACGCACTCATGGCCGACCTGGACGACACCCAAGGCGGCACCACTCAGGAGGGCATTCACCTCGGGGCGATGTGCGGCACGCTCGACGTCGTGCAAAGAGCCTACGCGGGGGTTCAGGTGCTCACGGATTGCATTCAGCTGGAACCGTCCATGCCGGAAGAATTGCGCTCAGTCGGGTTCGAGGTCCAGTATCGCGGTCAACTGCTCGACGTTTTC
- the glyA gene encoding serine hydroxymethyltransferase, producing the protein MSNSSAQDVNNRPLAELDPEVSKAIDNELSRQRNTLEMIASENFAPRAVLEAQGSVLTNKYAEGYPGRRYYGGCEYVDVVEDLARERAKSLFGAEHANVQPHSGAQANAAVMMALMQPGDTLMGLSLAHGGHLTHGMKLNVSGKLYNIAAYEVDPETGRLDMDRVREVALDAKPKVIVAGWSAYPREQDFKRFREIADEVGAYLWVDMAHFAGLVAAGIHANPVPHAHVVTSTVHKTLAGPRSGVILCTEELKKKVDSAVFPGQQGGPLMHVIAGKAVAFKIAASEEFRDRQKRTVEGSKILADRLTQSDVAEHGISVLSGGTDVHLVLVDLRNSELDGKQAEDILHEVGITVNRNAVPNDPRPPMVTSGLRIGTPALATRGFGREEFTEVADIIAAALKPGVDVESLRSRVEKLAGEFPLYEGLEQW; encoded by the coding sequence ATGAGCAACTCGTCCGCGCAGGATGTCAACAACCGGCCGCTCGCCGAACTCGACCCCGAAGTTTCGAAAGCCATTGACAACGAGCTGAGCCGACAGCGCAATACCCTGGAAATGATCGCTTCGGAGAATTTCGCTCCTCGGGCGGTTCTGGAAGCACAGGGATCGGTACTGACCAACAAGTACGCGGAGGGTTATCCCGGCCGTCGTTATTACGGCGGCTGTGAGTACGTCGACGTCGTCGAGGACCTGGCTCGCGAGCGCGCCAAATCGTTGTTCGGCGCCGAGCACGCCAACGTGCAGCCGCATTCCGGCGCCCAGGCCAACGCGGCCGTGATGATGGCACTCATGCAGCCGGGGGACACCCTGATGGGCCTTTCACTTGCCCATGGTGGCCACCTGACCCACGGGATGAAGCTCAACGTCTCGGGCAAGTTGTACAACATCGCCGCTTACGAGGTCGATCCGGAAACCGGCCGACTCGATATGGATCGTGTGCGAGAGGTTGCTCTGGACGCCAAGCCCAAGGTCATCGTCGCAGGCTGGTCAGCGTACCCGCGAGAACAGGATTTCAAGCGTTTCCGTGAGATCGCCGACGAGGTCGGCGCATACCTGTGGGTCGACATGGCGCACTTCGCCGGTCTCGTCGCCGCAGGGATCCACGCGAACCCCGTGCCCCACGCTCACGTCGTGACGTCCACTGTCCACAAGACTCTGGCCGGTCCCCGCTCGGGTGTGATCCTCTGCACCGAGGAACTGAAGAAGAAGGTCGACTCGGCAGTTTTCCCGGGACAGCAAGGGGGACCGTTGATGCACGTTATCGCGGGCAAGGCCGTCGCTTTCAAAATTGCCGCGAGCGAAGAGTTCAGGGACCGACAGAAGAGGACCGTTGAGGGTTCCAAGATTCTCGCGGACCGTCTCACGCAATCCGACGTCGCCGAGCACGGAATCTCCGTCCTCTCCGGAGGCACCGATGTGCATCTGGTTCTGGTGGATCTGCGCAATTCAGAGTTGGACGGCAAGCAAGCCGAAGACATCCTGCACGAGGTCGGCATCACCGTGAACCGCAATGCGGTCCCCAATGATCCTCGTCCGCCCATGGTGACGTCGGGGCTCCGCATTGGAACCCCCGCCTTGGCGACCCGTGGATTCGGTCGGGAGGAGTTCACCGAGGTCGCGGATATTATTGCCGCGGCCCTGAAACCGGGTGTCGACGTCGAATCGCTGCGGAGCAGGGTCGAGAAGCTGGCCGGAGAATTCCCTCTCTACGAGGGCCTCGAGCAGTGGTGA
- a CDS encoding exodeoxyribonuclease III → MNESTRDAKSLRIATVNVNGIRAAYNPKKKQTMGDWLADRDIDILCMQEVRAPDKNLRNLLGEDEWDILHAEAEAKGRAGVAIATRKDSAERPSRLSGQPVAKRENIGVDYFATSGRWVEADYELPHGETLTVVSAYVHSGEVGTERQDDKYRFLDVMLERLPALAQHSDHALIVGDLNVGHTELDIKNWKGNLKNAGFLPEERAYFDRFFGDLGYRDVARELAGEVPGPYTWWSYRGQAFDNDAGWRIDYHMATPAMAEAAKSAVVDRAPSYDTRFSDHAPLVVDYQF, encoded by the coding sequence ATGAATGAGAGCACTCGAGACGCCAAAAGTCTGCGCATCGCGACCGTCAACGTCAATGGAATCCGTGCAGCTTACAACCCCAAGAAGAAGCAGACGATGGGGGACTGGCTGGCAGATCGCGATATCGACATCCTGTGCATGCAGGAGGTTCGTGCTCCGGACAAGAACCTCCGCAACCTTCTCGGTGAAGACGAGTGGGACATCCTCCATGCTGAGGCCGAAGCCAAAGGGCGCGCCGGAGTCGCGATTGCTACTCGCAAGGATTCGGCCGAGCGTCCTTCGCGTCTGTCCGGTCAACCCGTAGCCAAGAGGGAGAACATTGGAGTCGACTACTTCGCAACGTCGGGCCGCTGGGTCGAGGCCGATTACGAGCTTCCCCATGGTGAAACCCTGACGGTCGTCTCTGCCTACGTCCATTCGGGCGAAGTCGGCACGGAGCGTCAAGATGACAAGTACCGTTTCCTGGACGTCATGCTCGAGCGCCTGCCTGCGCTGGCTCAGCATTCCGACCACGCGCTGATCGTAGGCGACCTCAACGTCGGCCACACCGAACTCGATATCAAGAACTGGAAGGGCAATCTCAAGAACGCCGGATTCCTCCCGGAAGAACGGGCCTATTTCGATCGGTTCTTCGGCGACCTCGGATACCGCGACGTTGCCCGCGAGCTGGCCGGCGAGGTGCCCGGCCCGTACACCTGGTGGTCCTACAGGGGCCAGGCCTTCGACAACGACGCCGGCTGGCGGATCGACTACCACATGGCGACTCCGGCTATGGCCGAAGCAGCGAAGTCCGCAGTGGTCGATCGTGCGCCGAGTTATGACACCCGTTTCTCCGACCACGCACCGCTCGTGGTCGATTACCAGTTCTAG
- a CDS encoding 2'-5' RNA ligase family protein produces MPGRSYLSLVLDVPLQVHEDVIRWRSEHCTGTGVPLHITVFIAELGENPEEEATRFISELREKCRGFAPGNLTLSGTGTFRPMSDVVFLSVGEGEDFLTDLHERCLSLRESASPFLYHPHMTLTQNENRKTLEAALSDFRDYRVTFPLRGMDAYIGEVSGWRPLGRINFG; encoded by the coding sequence ATGCCTGGTCGCAGCTATCTGAGTTTGGTTCTGGATGTGCCCCTTCAAGTGCACGAGGACGTTATTCGCTGGCGTTCGGAACACTGCACGGGCACTGGGGTTCCGCTCCACATTACGGTCTTCATTGCGGAGCTGGGCGAGAATCCTGAAGAAGAAGCCACGCGCTTCATCTCCGAGCTGCGCGAGAAATGCCGCGGTTTCGCGCCGGGGAACCTCACACTGTCCGGCACCGGGACTTTCCGGCCCATGAGCGACGTCGTGTTTCTCTCCGTGGGGGAGGGCGAGGACTTCTTGACCGACCTGCACGAGCGGTGCCTGTCGTTACGGGAGAGCGCCTCACCGTTCCTTTATCATCCGCACATGACACTGACCCAGAACGAGAACCGCAAAACCCTCGAGGCGGCCTTGTCCGACTTCCGAGATTACAGGGTCACGTTCCCGCTTCGAGGAATGGATGCCTATATCGGTGAAGTCAGCGGTTGGCGACCGTTGGGAAGAATCAACTTCGGCTGA